One stretch of Flavobacterium sp. 9 DNA includes these proteins:
- a CDS encoding efflux RND transporter permease subunit: MDNFFVRRPIVAIVLSIFIVIIGGLSILGTPIAQYPEIAPPLVQVSTSYRGANALNVEQAVATPIEQKVNGVENMLYMQSTNTGDGSMTLNITFDMGTDLDIATMLTQNRVNEATNKLPNDVKTTGVTTKKSLSMPLLIISLFSPEKTFDNNFLTNYANINIVDALARIKGVGEVTLYGGSSYAMRIWVKPDIMSKYNLTVPDIIQAIKEQNAISPGGKFGAPPATDNNEFTYNVTLKDRLVNPEDFENIILKSNINNQQVRLKDVGTVTLGTESYASVARLNGSPAGTIGIKQMPGSNALEVAANVKKTIEQLSKRFPQDLKYRVSLDTTLAISEGINEIMHTLVEAIILVIIVVFIFLQNWRATLIPLVTVPVSLVGVFMLFPLLGFSVNVLSLLGLVLAIGIVVDDAIVVVEAVMHHIEQGMSPKDATNQAMKEVSGPVIAIAIVLTAVFIPVALTPGITGRLYQQFAITIAISVIFSALSALTLSPALCSLLLKPNQEAKGWLGKFFAAFNRKFSSFTDKYTGFSGFLIKKMARSFIFIGILIGAIILLGGKIPGGFVPEEDQGYMFVNIELPGASSLERTNKVIQKIEHILSKNDGVEYYTSVAGFSLIKNSVATNNGFFFVALKEWKERKQDVFQILKEVNGKVVFGIPEATVFAFGPPPITGIGNAAGFSMMLQDKEGNTPQYLFENSQRFMAEAKKRPEIGTIRTTFNPNVPQISLDVDREKVTELGLSLSDVNLAIGASLGGQYINEFNKFGRQYIVLLQADPSFTVNPEDINKIFVRSKSNKMIPISSIATIRKESGPEFTTRFNLYRAAEIGGTPAPGFTSAQAMTALEETAQKTLPAAMSYEWANMSYQEKQAEGKGNTVFIMALVFVFLILAAQYESWKLPFSVLLGTPFAVFGAFLGLYICRFFSPDYVNNVFAQIGLVMLIGLAAKNAILIVEFAKEEYEKGMPVKEAALYAAKLRFRPILMTAFAFILGVVPLLTATGAGAQARKVMGMTVFSGMLVATILGVCLIPVLFVFIETFGKKPSKEIDEPKKEEP; encoded by the coding sequence ATGGATAATTTTTTTGTAAGAAGACCGATAGTCGCCATCGTACTATCCATATTTATCGTTATTATTGGAGGGCTTTCAATCCTTGGAACTCCCATAGCGCAATATCCTGAAATTGCACCACCTTTAGTACAAGTTTCAACTAGTTATAGAGGTGCAAATGCCTTAAATGTAGAGCAAGCCGTTGCCACACCAATTGAACAAAAAGTAAACGGAGTTGAAAACATGCTTTACATGCAATCGACCAATACCGGAGATGGAAGTATGACTCTGAACATTACATTTGACATGGGAACTGATTTGGATATCGCAACAATGCTTACCCAAAACAGAGTAAATGAAGCGACCAACAAACTCCCAAACGATGTAAAAACAACAGGAGTTACGACCAAAAAGTCGCTTTCGATGCCTTTGCTTATTATCTCGTTGTTCTCTCCCGAAAAAACATTTGACAATAACTTTTTAACTAATTATGCCAATATCAATATTGTAGATGCATTGGCGCGTATTAAAGGTGTTGGAGAAGTTACACTCTACGGAGGAAGTAGTTATGCAATGAGAATTTGGGTCAAGCCCGATATCATGTCCAAATACAATCTGACAGTTCCCGATATTATTCAGGCGATTAAAGAACAAAATGCGATTTCACCAGGAGGAAAATTTGGAGCACCGCCAGCAACAGACAACAATGAATTTACTTATAACGTAACGCTAAAAGACCGTTTAGTAAATCCTGAAGATTTTGAAAATATCATTCTAAAATCAAACATCAACAATCAGCAAGTCCGCTTAAAAGATGTTGGAACCGTGACTTTAGGAACTGAAAGTTATGCTTCAGTCGCCAGACTAAACGGAAGTCCCGCGGGAACAATTGGAATTAAACAAATGCCGGGTTCTAATGCTTTAGAAGTTGCTGCCAATGTCAAAAAAACAATCGAACAATTAAGCAAACGTTTTCCACAGGATTTAAAATATCGAGTTTCATTAGACACAACCCTCGCCATTTCTGAAGGAATTAATGAAATCATGCACACACTTGTCGAAGCTATTATATTGGTAATTATAGTAGTTTTTATCTTTTTGCAAAACTGGCGTGCAACACTGATTCCGCTAGTAACCGTACCTGTTTCCTTGGTTGGAGTTTTCATGCTTTTCCCATTATTAGGATTCTCAGTAAACGTGCTTTCCCTTTTAGGATTAGTACTCGCGATTGGTATTGTGGTCGATGATGCAATTGTCGTCGTCGAGGCCGTAATGCATCATATCGAACAAGGAATGTCTCCAAAAGACGCTACAAATCAAGCGATGAAAGAAGTTTCAGGTCCCGTAATTGCAATCGCAATTGTACTAACCGCAGTATTTATTCCCGTTGCATTAACACCCGGAATTACTGGACGACTCTATCAGCAATTTGCCATTACAATTGCGATTTCGGTAATATTTTCCGCGCTAAGCGCCTTAACTTTAAGTCCCGCTTTATGTTCTTTATTACTAAAACCTAATCAGGAAGCAAAAGGCTGGCTTGGAAAATTCTTTGCCGCTTTCAATCGAAAATTTTCATCTTTTACAGATAAATACACCGGTTTTTCAGGTTTTCTAATCAAGAAAATGGCGCGAAGTTTTATTTTCATCGGAATTCTGATTGGAGCCATTATTCTTTTGGGAGGAAAAATTCCGGGTGGATTCGTTCCTGAAGAAGATCAAGGATATATGTTTGTGAATATTGAATTACCCGGCGCTTCATCCTTAGAAAGAACCAATAAAGTGATTCAGAAAATCGAGCATATTTTATCCAAAAATGATGGTGTCGAATATTACACTTCTGTCGCCGGATTTAGTTTAATCAAAAACTCGGTTGCAACTAATAACGGATTCTTTTTCGTCGCCTTGAAAGAATGGAAAGAACGCAAACAAGACGTCTTTCAGATTCTAAAAGAAGTAAATGGAAAAGTAGTTTTTGGAATTCCCGAAGCAACCGTCTTTGCTTTTGGTCCACCGCCAATTACCGGAATTGGTAATGCCGCGGGATTCTCAATGATGCTTCAGGATAAGGAAGGAAATACGCCTCAATATCTCTTTGAAAACTCACAACGATTTATGGCCGAAGCTAAGAAACGACCAGAAATTGGAACCATCCGAACAACCTTTAATCCAAATGTACCGCAAATTAGTCTCGATGTTGATCGGGAAAAAGTTACAGAACTTGGACTTTCTCTTTCAGATGTCAATCTCGCAATTGGTGCCAGTTTAGGAGGTCAATATATTAATGAGTTCAACAAATTTGGGCGTCAATATATTGTATTGCTCCAGGCAGATCCAAGTTTTACAGTAAATCCCGAAGACATAAATAAGATTTTTGTTCGAAGTAAAAGCAACAAAATGATTCCGATTTCGAGTATTGCAACCATTCGAAAAGAAAGCGGACCCGAATTTACAACCCGTTTTAATTTGTATAGGGCCGCGGAAATTGGAGGAACGCCCGCGCCCGGATTTACTTCCGCGCAAGCAATGACAGCTTTAGAAGAAACCGCTCAAAAAACCTTGCCAGCAGCGATGAGTTATGAATGGGCGAATATGAGTTATCAGGAAAAACAAGCCGAAGGAAAAGGAAATACAGTATTCATCATGGCACTTGTTTTTGTATTCCTGATTTTAGCAGCACAATACGAAAGTTGGAAATTGCCATTTAGCGTACTTCTGGGAACTCCTTTTGCCGTTTTTGGTGCATTTTTAGGATTATATATCTGTCGCTTTTTTAGTCCGGATTATGTTAATAATGTCTTTGCCCAAATTGGGCTCGTTATGCTTATTGGACTCGCGGCAAAAAATGCCATTTTGATTGTCGAATTTGCCAAAGAAGAATATGAAAAAGGAATGCCGGTAAAAGAAGCAGCTTTATACGCAGCCAAACTTCGTTTCCGACCAATTCTAATGACAGCCTTTGCATTTATTTTGGGAGTTGTCCCTTTGTTAACCGCAACAGGAGCAGGAGCTCAAGCCAGAAAAGTAATGGGAATGACCGTTTTTAGCGGTATGCTCGTCGCTACGATTTTAGGAGTCTGTTTGATTCCGGTGTTATTTGTATTTATTGAAACTTTTGGAAAGAAACCTTCAAAAGAAATTGATGAACCTAAAAAGGAAGAACCATGA
- a CDS encoding TolC family protein: protein MKNLKLIVAVLLMAVFPYGCMVGPKYKQPEQPKPETFLHGDHTTDTTNTVRTIKWSTIFNDPVLIGLIEKGLQNNFDLKIAIARLEQARANLGIAKADLYPSFQYSGQVNSAETFAMPNSAFANMSWELDFWGKYRHQKKAFLNDLLASDEARKVVLSDIVSNIAISYFELRDFDNQLEITIHTLETRQKAYDIINERFKSGYVAELDKVQIEQQVAIAEANIPAIKRQITALENSISILIGQVPQPIERGKTNSELLILTTFPTSIPSALLENRPDVKATELLYRSANERIGVAQAMRYPSFNIAALAGFTSVMVADLFNDASYLQNVGAGVTGPIFNFGKNKRRVEVNRQIAEERKLNFQKTYLTAISEVENSLQNVAMYKEEWAARNRQVIAAQTNYDLSNARYYNGYVSYLEVLDAQRSLFEAQLSLSNLTQKQLSSMIQLYKALGGGWN from the coding sequence ATGAAAAATCTAAAATTAATAGTAGCAGTACTTTTGATGGCCGTTTTTCCTTATGGATGTATGGTTGGACCAAAATACAAACAACCCGAACAACCTAAACCGGAAACTTTCTTGCATGGTGATCATACTACGGACACAACAAATACGGTGCGAACCATAAAATGGTCAACAATTTTTAATGATCCTGTTTTAATTGGATTAATCGAAAAAGGGCTTCAAAACAACTTCGATTTAAAGATCGCCATTGCACGATTAGAGCAAGCCAGAGCCAATCTCGGAATAGCTAAAGCCGACTTATATCCTTCTTTTCAATATTCAGGACAAGTAAATAGTGCCGAAACGTTTGCAATGCCTAATTCTGCTTTTGCAAACATGTCCTGGGAATTGGACTTTTGGGGAAAATACCGTCATCAGAAGAAAGCTTTTCTAAATGATCTTTTGGCTTCTGATGAAGCTCGAAAAGTGGTACTTTCAGATATCGTCAGCAATATTGCAATTTCGTATTTTGAGTTACGTGATTTTGATAATCAATTAGAAATAACCATTCATACTTTAGAAACGAGACAAAAAGCTTATGATATTATAAACGAACGTTTTAAAAGTGGTTATGTTGCTGAATTAGACAAAGTTCAAATCGAACAACAAGTCGCAATTGCCGAAGCCAACATTCCTGCAATTAAAAGACAAATTACAGCACTTGAAAATTCGATTTCTATTTTAATCGGACAAGTTCCGCAGCCTATCGAAAGAGGAAAAACCAATAGTGAATTGTTGATTCTCACTACTTTTCCAACTTCAATTCCATCTGCTTTGCTCGAAAACCGACCTGACGTAAAAGCCACTGAACTTTTGTACCGTTCTGCAAACGAAAGAATTGGTGTTGCACAAGCCATGCGATATCCATCTTTTAATATTGCCGCTTTAGCTGGTTTTACAAGTGTTATGGTTGCCGATTTATTTAATGATGCCTCGTATTTACAAAATGTAGGTGCGGGAGTTACCGGCCCAATCTTCAATTTCGGAAAAAACAAACGCCGTGTCGAAGTGAACCGCCAAATTGCCGAAGAACGCAAACTGAACTTTCAAAAAACCTATTTAACAGCTATTTCTGAAGTTGAAAATTCGCTTCAAAATGTTGCGATGTACAAAGAAGAATGGGCTGCAAGAAACAGACAAGTCATAGCGGCACAAACGAATTATGATTTATCAAATGCCAGATATTACAATGGTTACGTTTCGTATCT